A stretch of DNA from Salvelinus sp. IW2-2015 linkage group LG20, ASM291031v2, whole genome shotgun sequence:
TTGAAAAAATAGTTTTCAAACTAAAAGTGGCTTGCAAGAGCGTATGATGGTGGACTCATGAGAGATGTTGATATGATCATCACAACAAATAAGTCAGTTATTGAGCATAGCCCTATTTCATATACACATGAGCTCTTAAAATAGTGTTACCTTTTCCAGCATGACTTCCACTGATAAGACTGATTGGATARAGCCCACATTCTGTAGCATACGGTACTACTTTTCAAAATGAAGGCAATTTTGACCTAAACTTKAATTATATGCTATGGATAATAATTTGGCAACAcaataatatttgttttaattataACACTGACTAGGCCTATAGCCTAAGAGTTTCAAATCAGAATTGGCAAGACTGTCTTTTGTCACAGCACCTTCGATACCTCTATGATCCTCTTGCTTATGATGATGACAAGAATAACGGACAGGCGATGTTGTAGTCAGCTATGAGCAATCAAATCTGACGCAACGAGGGTCCTCCGAAATTTGCCACAAAAAAATGMCGACCTCCATGTTGTGCAGGAGGACAGCAATATTTAGCTGGGCTATTCGAGGGGTTTCACCCTTAAAATCATATAATCCTGCKAGCTCACACTGGGGGSTTCTACATCAGATAGCAAATTATAACCCTAAACCACTGAAATTAAATTTGAAAGATCCATACATACCAGATAGAGAAAGCGAGAAAACTCCGGAATGGCAGAAGACAGCGAAGTATGACCGCAAGCTATTCGGCCGGTATGGCTCTTCGTCGGGAATKGACCCTGCAAAGCTGTGGCCCAGCCATGCCCAGCTCGAGGAGATGATagcagaggagagggaatggAACCCTCCGCTCCAGGTGATGCTGAAGAACGTCGAGGCAAAAACGAAGGAAGCCAATGCGAAACGTCTCGCGAGGTAAACATCCATGCTAATCAAGCTAATACTAGCTATCTTTTTAGGACCTGTCAAGTTACATGTTTGTTTCTACGCAATGTGATACTTGGCTAACACCCCCTCCTATCTTCTTTTGCAGAGAGAAACTGGTTGCAGCCAATATGGCCAAGATGCCTAAGATGGTGGCTGACTGGAGGAAGGAAAAACGGGAGGCGAAACAGAAGTTGAAAGATGAGAAGGCCCGTCGTGAAAGGCTGCTAGCTGAGGCCAGAGAACGCTTTGGCTACGCTATGGACCCCCGAAGCCCCAAGTTCCTGGAGATGGTCAGTGAAATtgaaaaggagaagaagaagaaaaggaagCTGATGAAACGTAGACTAAAAGAAGAACAGAGCCACGTCCCTCCTGCTGCTTCCTCGGCTGCTTCCTCGTCATAAGGCACTGACTTTGTAAATATGACTATTTAGTCAACTTTGTAAATGTATTGTCGTTGTCAACTGTGCGTTTTGAGTTTGGCTGCTGTAATAAATAAAACGCACTACGTCTAATGTCTCATACTTTACTGACACTCAGGAGTCTTTTTTTACTGAGCTATAGACTAGTAGCTAGTATAGGAAGAATGATTTTTCATGTGATATAAACATGTTTATTATTGAAAAAAAATTACATAATATTAAAAACAGGCAAATCACATCACACCACATTTAGCTGTTTGGCAGACTTTTCTTATCCAGAGACAGCAGGAAAAAACAAGAATCATAATCTTGACTAACAGTCTGTCCTCACACAGATTAAGAGAAAGCTGTATGTCGCATTTGAGCAGCCGTCCTCTGGATCGTCTAGATACAGGGGTGGCGGGCCACATTGTTCTGTGTGTACCAGTTGTAGAAGTATGCTGCATGGTTGGTCCACATCCACTAACCCTGGAGGTAGAATGCCCTGAGCAAGGAGGGGGGGGTGTGCCTTGTTAACTGCTGCAAAAAGCTATACTCTGTGGGGTTCTGAGCAMAGGCCAGGGTTCCTTGCAAGTTGTTGCAGTGAAACTGCATGGTGCCACTCCTTAGAGTTCTCAAAGAGGATACAGTTTCGGGCAGTTCACAGATGTGGTCTACgattgtgagaccggttggacgtactgccaaattctctaaagcgacgttggaggcagcttatggtagagaaattaacattcaattatctgacaacagctctggtggatgttcctgcagtcagcatgccaattgcactctccctcaaaacttgagacatagtGGCattgcattgtgtgacaaaacggcacattttagagtggccttttattgtccccagcacaaggtgcacctgtgtattgatcatgctgtttaatcagcttcttgatatgccacacctgtcagatggatggattatcttggcaaaggagaaaggctcactaacaggtatgtaaaaacaaaatgcacaaaaataagctttttgtgcatatggaaaaggTGTATCTTTGATTttggctcatgaaacatgggaccaacaccttacatgatgcatttatatttttgttcagtgtatgagaTATGATTAACATAAAACAGTCAGATCCAAAGACACGGGGATTGAAATTGGTTAAAGTTAGGTTATGGTTAAAGGGATGAGGCTAGGCATGGGGTTAGCAAACCACCATCCAGAACCATATGAAATCYGCAGGCTGTATATAGTATACACCAGAAATTGAGTCTTGATCTTGAGGGTTGGTCTGAGACTACTTGAGACCAAGTAAATGCAAGCTTGGTCTGGTCATGGTCTCAAGACCCTCGGTCTGACTCAATATGTTAAAAATACCTGAATATCATTGCAACCCTAAGGTgtcggtttcccggacacagatgaagcctagtcctggattaaGCATGTTCAATAGAGAATCTCcattagaaaatatatttttagtccaggactatgcttcatctgtgtctgggatACTGGCCCCAATAGTTTAGGTGTACACCCTACAATTAGATCATGTATGTATTATAGattttgtgtatttgtatgctgACTTCAcaaaatgaatttccatgtaaATGGACAAAGTATATaagaatgtaaaatatttatACCCTGGCCTTACATAGTGCACACTGTTGTGCAGACCgtgtatgtaacctttatttaactagYcaagtcagttaagaactaattcttatttaaaatgacggcctactggggaacagtgccttgttcaggggcagaacgacagatttttaccttgtcagctcggggattcaatccagcaacctttcagttactggtccaacgctctaaccactaggctacctgctgccccatgatTGACACTGGGTGTGATGTCATGATCCACTGATTAAGTTCATCAAGGAAGTAGCAGGTAAGTATATAcacagtatacaaaacattaagaacaccttcctaatatctgAGTTACACCTCCTCctttagccctcagaacagcctcaatttatcagggcatggactctacaaggtgtcgaacYcgttccacagggatgatggcccatgttaactccaatgcttcccacagttgtgtcaatttggctgggtgtcttttgggtggtggaccattcttgatacacacaggaaactgttaaatGTTacaaatccagcagcgttgcagttcttgacaaaccagtgtgcctggcacccaGTACCATGCCCTGTTCAAAGACaccaaatattttgtcttgtccattcaccctgaatggtacacaaacacaaaccatgtctcaattgtctcaaggcttaaaaatccttcaacCCGTCTACTCCCATTCATCGTGCAGTTAGTCTGTCAtgcaaagagcaggtgttcataatgttttgtacactccgtgtaggTACCAGTCATACATCTTTATCTGTAAAGTCACCTCTTAATCAGTTTGTTATTTATAGGGCAATCTGGACAAGGATGGGTTACACTCTACTTTGAAATACACTCCAGTAAAATATAAAACAATGAGGGCTTCTAGCAAATGGACATATTTAATCATGTTTTTCAAATTCACACCTTTCTTTGTACAAGGTCTTGATTGACATTCATTACTTCAAATAATGCTTACACTATCAGAGGTTAAACTTATTTCAACTGACTACTTTCCTCTGTACATTGCAGCAGGGACAACATACATAAAACAAATGTAGCATGACCTATTGATTATTAAGGTCCTTCTACAtaaatgttaatacatttgttaaaataaCTCTGGGATCAAAGCAATGTCATACATTATGTAGTCATATGTCTGTCTTATTCAGTTATCACCAAAGGGGT
This window harbors:
- the gadd45gip1 gene encoding large ribosomal subunit protein mL64, with amino-acid sequence MXTSMLCRRTAIFSWAIRGVSPLKSYNPASSHWGXLHQIANYNPKPLKLNLKDPYIPDRESEKTPEWQKTAKYDRKLFGRYGSSSGXDPAKLWPSHAQLEEMIAEEREWNPPLQVMLKNVEAKTKEANAKRLAREKLVAANMAKMPKMVADWRKEKREAKQKLKDEKARRERLLAEARERFGYAMDPRSPKFLEMVSEIEKEKKKKRKLMKRRLKEEQSHVPPAASSAASSS